TTATGCTGTCGATGAAGCGCGGCAGCTTGAGATTTTGCAGGCGACCGGCAGGTTTGGCCCCTATCGGAAAGAATATGTCCGTAAGGACGGAAGCCGCTATCCGGTGCAGCTCAACGGCGTTGTAATCCAGGATGTTTCCGGCCGGAAATTGATTTGGTCGATTATTGAAGTGATTACCGATCTGATGCAAGCGGAACAGGCACTGAAGGATAGCCGGGAACGCTATCAGCGGCTGGTGGAAGATATCGGCGATAAATTTGTCATTTACAGCTACAAGGCGCTAACCGGCGAAATCGCTTATGCCAGCAGCGGTATCGATAAAGTTTTCGGCATTTCAAGAGAGCAAGCCATCGGAAGATTCTGGGATCGCATCATCGATTGGTATCCGGATTCGAAGGAACATGCTTATTTCATCATTACTCAGATCGCGCAAGGGAAAATGGATTTTGTGCAATTTGAGATGAACTTTGTTCATCCCGACGGTAATGAACGCACGATCCTGGTCTCGGCGCATCCGGCCGAAGATGCGGACGGCGATTTGCGTATTGAAGGTATCGTTGAAGATATCACCGAGCGTAAGGCGGCCGAGCAGGCGCTCATTAATGCCCGGCAGGAAGCCGAACGGGCGAACGAGGCCAAATCCAAGTTCCTGTCCAGCATGAGCCATGAATTACGCACGCCGCTGAACGCCATTCTGGGTTTTAGCCAGCTCATGGAGCTGGAAGGACCCAACAATCCGCATTTGAAATACATCAAGGCAGTTAAGAGTGCGGGCACTCATTTGTTGGCGCTGATTAATGAGGTGCTTGACCTGGCCCGGATCGAATCGGGGCGGATTGATCTGAAGCCGGAACCGGTTGAGGTTCTGCCGTTGATCGAAGAATGTATGAACCTGGTGCGGACGCAAGCGGATAAGTTGGAGATTCAAATGACGCACGCGGCGTTGGCGGAGAGAGTGCTGCATGCCGACCGGGTCAGGCTCAAACAAGTGATTCTCAACCTGATATCCAATGCCGTTAAGTACAATCGCCAAGGCGGTAAAGTCCGTGTCGAAGCGCGCGAATCCGAAGTGCCCGGTTATTTGAGGATAGTGGTTACCGATAGCGGAATCGGTATCGCCGAGGATAAGATGGGAGAACTTTTCCAACCTTTTAACCGGTTGGATGCTGCGAAAAGCGGAATTGAAGGTACCGGCATCGGATTGTCGATTACCCGGCAAATCGTCGAGTTAATGGGCGGCACCGTCGGCGCGGAAAGCGAACCGGGTGTGGGCAGCACTTTCTGGTTTGAGTTACCGGTAAAAGAGCTTCCTTAAACACAAAAAAACGCGCTACCCCGCTTCGATGATTGCACAGGATTTACTGCATTGAATGTCAGGTGCATTCTGCAAAGCATGTGCAACCCATCAACCGGAATCAGCTGACAAAGAAGTTGCGCATCATGCCCATGTCTTCGTGCTCCAGATTATGGCAGTGATAAAGGAATAAACCGGTGTAGTCCTTAAACGGTTTGATAATCTCTACTTCCTCGCCCGGCATTACCAAGACCGTGTCTTTCCAGCCGCTGTTGATGAACCCGTCCTTGACCGTATCGTAAGCGCCACCGAGATTATTTTGCTTGCGCGATAGAATCTGAAATTGCTGGCCGTGAATGTGGATCGGGTGCGGCAACGCCATCATCATACCCATCCCGCCGCCTCGGCCGCCACGCATTCCACCGCCCATTCCCCGGTTATCGTGGGATATTCGGATGCGCTGCACGCTATTCACCGGTATCTTTTCCTGCTCCATGTAATTTTGCATCTCAAAAGTTCTGCTGTTGAGATTAAACGCCATATGGCGCATGCCGATGGTGATCGGAACCACTCTGTTGGGATCGGAAGCATCCTGGGCAGTCAGACGGTGTATGGGAATCAGGGTCTCCGGCAGTTTGGGTGAATCGCCGACCTGTTCGGTGATGGTAAATCTGACGATCATGTCTTTGCCGCTTTGGCCGACACCATCTTCCATCATACCCATTCCGCCCCGGCCGCCGTGCATTCCGCGCCCCATGCCGCCGCCCATATGCGCCGCGGAGCCTTGATATGGCAGGCTTTGCAGCGTCAACTCCGAACCGGGTTTGCGTCCGCTGAAATCGGCCCAGAGCTCCACTCGTTCCGCCGGGCCAAGCATGACGTAGGGCAGGGTTTCCGGTTTTTCCAGCAACGCGCCGTCGGTGCCGATGGCAGTGACCGGCGTGCCGTCGCTCCAGCCCAGCTTGTAGATTCTGGAATTTGAACCATTCAAGATGCGCAGGCGGTATGCGCGGGTTTTTACCGGAATGGCGTGGCCGCTTTGACCGTTTACCAAGATGGTATCGCCCAGGAAACCGCGCATGCGTTGATGCATGTTCAGCATATAGCGCAATTGATTGCCGTGGGTAAAGCTGCGGTCCTGGATCACGAGCGGAATATCGTACTCTCCGCTGGGCAAATCCAGTTTACGTTCCGCTTCGTCGGTGATGGTAATGAGTCCCGCCAGACCTTGGTATACCTGCGTGGCGGTCAATTCGTGCGTGTGCGAATGATACCAGTTTGTACCGGCGGGGTTTTTCACCTCAAACTCATAGACGTATTGTTCGCCCTGATGGATCGCATACATCGGATGGCCATCCATGATCTGCGGCACATGCATGCCGTGCCAGTGGGTAACGCAGGGTTCCGTTAGTTGATTATAAAAGAATATCCGGACTCTCTGACCCCGTTCGAAGTTAAGGATCGGCCCTAAATAACCGGGCAATTCTTTGAGCGCGCTTGGCGGCCCCTTCAGCAGTTTTCCGCTGTATTTAAAAACATGCGTGTGAGCACCCGGTAAAATCGGGACATCCGCGGTTTGCGCCGTTAGTGCGATTTCGATGTCGGCATTAAATGCGCTGTTGGGTATTTTGTTGATGGAGCGGTTTTCTGCGATTGCGAATCCGGGGATGGCGGCGCTGAGTGTGCCGAGCGCCGCGTATTGCAGGAACCGGCGCCGTTTAAAATTGATATTTGTCATGATTAACCTTGCGTGTGATTAACGACGAATTTCGAGCGATTTGTATCCAATTGCGGATGACTCCACTGCAACTATTTTCTGGAATTCAGTGTATCAGTTCAAACGTAATAAGCAATCGGATTTCGGTCGAATGAGAGGGTGTTTACGCAGGAACAGAGGGATAAAAAAGCGGCGTGAGAAATTTAGGAAACGGCCCGCTTACTTAAGCAGCGCCATCAACATTTGCGGCGATGAGTTGGCCTGTGCCAGCACCGCAGTGGCGGCTTGCTGCAGAATCTGCGCTTTGGTCAGCGAAGTTGTCTCTTGGGCGTAGTCGGCGTCCTGGATGCGTGAGCGGCTGGCTACGGTGGATTCAACGCTAATATTGTTATTGGTGATGACCGATTCCAAGCGGTTAAGCTGCGCGCCGATCTTCGATCTTTCCTCGCTGATGTGATTCAAGGCAAGATCCATCATATAAGTGGCAAATCCCGCGTTATTGACCAGATCCAGATTTTGTATGCTCATGGCGGCGGTATTCACTGCGCCAAGGGTGACATCGAGCGTATCCGCTTTATTTGCACCAACTTGAAGCTGTTTATTGTTACCGGCTGCGGCGGCGCTTATATTTTCCCAAATTTCGTTAAATCCGCTGAGCGGATTGGTGCCGCTTCTTGAACTGGTGTCGGGGATAACGCTGGTCGCGGTTTGGATCGCCCCGCCATCGGCATTTGCGCCGCCTATTGCGCCGGTATCGGTGTCGGTTAGATTCATACCGGCAATGAACGCAGCCCCATGTGCGACAAAGTCCGCATTAAAGGCGTCGGCGTTCGCATATAAACCGCCTGTCGCGGCATTGATGGCATCGCTAAGCGTGGCGCTTTGATGCTGGTTTAAGT
The nucleotide sequence above comes from Gammaproteobacteria bacterium. Encoded proteins:
- a CDS encoding PAS domain S-box protein, which codes for MPVLVVGICLLPVGFYVDHLHLRNQQRDLRDSVLTRLSLLRTTLEGNITSNAQLVQGLVASISAEPDLSTDKFKQLAQYLFKGRSQLRNIGAAPDLVIRYMYPLEGNEAAIGFNYRDHPLQYEAVVQARDSRDLIFDGPVDLVQGGQGFIARIPIFLEENKAGKEEVFWGMISAVIDVEQFYIASGLPDFAQEFDIALRRKGVVFFGTDQVFNQHPVLLDISLPNKDSWQMAAIPKGGWSAAGGSPVLFRLGLILAGILILLPLIAIGRIHRKNRNSEMRLRALFLMSPVGIALNDYATGKFIEFNDALLTPTGYAREELLGLTYWDITPRDYAVDEARQLEILQATGRFGPYRKEYVRKDGSRYPVQLNGVVIQDVSGRKLIWSIIEVITDLMQAEQALKDSRERYQRLVEDIGDKFVIYSYKALTGEIAYASSGIDKVFGISREQAIGRFWDRIIDWYPDSKEHAYFIITQIAQGKMDFVQFEMNFVHPDGNERTILVSAHPAEDADGDLRIEGIVEDITERKAAEQALINARQEAERANEAKSKFLSSMSHELRTPLNAILGFSQLMELEGPNNPHLKYIKAVKSAGTHLLALINEVLDLARIESGRIDLKPEPVEVLPLIEECMNLVRTQADKLEIQMTHAALAERVLHADRVRLKQVILNLISNAVKYNRQGGKVRVEARESEVPGYLRIVVTDSGIGIAEDKMGELFQPFNRLDAAKSGIEGTGIGLSITRQIVELMGGTVGAESEPGVGSTFWFELPVKELP
- a CDS encoding multicopper oxidase domain-containing protein, producing MTNINFKRRRFLQYAALGTLSAAIPGFAIAENRSINKIPNSAFNADIEIALTAQTADVPILPGAHTHVFKYSGKLLKGPPSALKELPGYLGPILNFERGQRVRIFFYNQLTEPCVTHWHGMHVPQIMDGHPMYAIHQGEQYVYEFEVKNPAGTNWYHSHTHELTATQVYQGLAGLITITDEAERKLDLPSGEYDIPLVIQDRSFTHGNQLRYMLNMHQRMRGFLGDTILVNGQSGHAIPVKTRAYRLRILNGSNSRIYKLGWSDGTPVTAIGTDGALLEKPETLPYVMLGPAERVELWADFSGRKPGSELTLQSLPYQGSAAHMGGGMGRGMHGGRGGMGMMEDGVGQSGKDMIVRFTITEQVGDSPKLPETLIPIHRLTAQDASDPNRVVPITIGMRHMAFNLNSRTFEMQNYMEQEKIPVNSVQRIRISHDNRGMGGGMRGGRGGGMGMMMALPHPIHIHGQQFQILSRKQNNLGGAYDTVKDGFINSGWKDTVLVMPGEEVEIIKPFKDYTGLFLYHCHNLEHEDMGMMRNFFVS